A window of Thermococcus sp. genomic DNA:
ACAACCCCCGGGGCTGGGAGGGGAGAAAGGAGCTCCTCATAAACGCGGCGAGAGCCCTTGAGAGGGCTGGGGCTGAGATAATCGCCATGACTGCCAACACGCCACACATAGTCTTTCCTGAGGTTCAAAAAGCGGTGAACGTTCCGATGGTCAGCATAATAGATGCCCTCATCGAGGAGATGGAGAGGAGAGGAGTTAAGAAAGTCCTCCTTCTCGGGACGAAGACCACCATGACGGCCGGCTTTTATAAGAACGCCCTTCGGGAGGCGGGCTTCGACGTTGTAACGCCGGGAGAGGAGGAAATTGATGAGATCAACCGGATAATATTTAACGAGCTCGCCTTCGAGAACCTGAGGAGCAGGCTCTACCTTTTAAGCCTCGTCGAGAGGTACGCGAGGGAAAAGGGCATCGAAGGGGTTATCCTCGGCTGCACAGAGCTTCCCCTTGCCATAAAGCCCGGCGACGTTCCGGTTGAAGTCTTCGACACCGCGAAAATCCACATGAGGAAGCTAATCGAGTTGGCGAGTGGATTTTAAGCCCCTCGGGTGAGGGAGATGGAGATAAGGGAATTCCAGCAGATGATCAGGGAGATATACTTCCACAAGGATTCTAAGCGAGGCGTCGAGAGAACCTTCCTCTGGTTCGTTGAAGAAGTTGGAGAGCTGAGCGAGGCGATAAGGAAAAGGGACAGGGAATCTATGGAGGAGGAGTTCGCGGATGTTTTGGCGTGGCTAGCCAGTTTGGCGAACCTCCTCGGGATAGACCTCGAAGATGCCGCAAAGAAGAAGTACCCCGGCGTCTGCCCATACTGCGGGAAGAAGCCGTGCGAGTGCGAGGAGAGGTTTTAGAACGGTTTTAGGATTACTTGTAAAGCTTCTCCCATTTTGCCAATTTAATGACGAGGATAGGCGGTTTCTTCCACTGGAGTTCACAGGCCATCAATGGCACCTCAAAGGCCGAGCTCTTTCTTGGCCTTTTCCATTCCTCCCTCTAAAGTTTCCCTGGAGAGTTTCTTAAGCCTCTCTTCCTTTCCCATTCAAGCTCCCGAGTCTTTAACTTGAGGAGCTCCTCTATCCCCTCCAATTTAACCCTTGCGCGCCTTTTCGACCACCATCTAAACGGAAAGAATTTTATACTCCAGCGAGCACTATTCCATGCAGTAATCCGAGGTGGTGTGCATGCATGAACTTGTAGAGTTCGCCGTGGAGAAGGCCCTTGACCTCGGCGCAGACTACGCCGAGGCCCGCTTTGAGGAGAAGAACGGCACTTCTCTGGCAATGAAGAATGGCTCTCCCGAGGGGCTGGAAATTCTGGCAGATAGGGGCATTGGAGTTCGCGTTCTTGTCGGCGGAGGAATGGGCTTCGCAAGCACGAACGTCCTCACGAGGGAAAGCATGGAGGAGGCAGTGAAGAAGGCCGTAAAGCTCGCCAAATCTGCCTCCCGCGTCAGGAACGAGCCAATACGCTTTTCAGAGGAGGACTTCCACGAGGTTTACTATGAGGTCAAGATGCGCAAGGACTTCCGCGACGTTTCTCCCGAGGAGAAGCTTGAGCTCCTCAGGAAAATCGAGGAAGAGGTAAAGGCCACCGGCGCAAACGTGCCGATGCGCTATCTAAGCTACTCCGACCAGGTTTGGCACAAGGTAATAGCCAACAGCGACGGAGCGTTCATCGAGAGCATCATCCCACGCGTCTCCATGATGTACAACCTCGTCGTTTTCGAGAACGGCCAGATGGAGCAGGCGCCCTTCGTGGAAAGGGCCTTTTCAGGTGGCTTAGAGCTCATCGAGAAGGACGAGCCCTGGGAGTGGGCCGTCAAGGACGTGCAGGCGCTCAAAAAGCTCATCTACGAGGGCAAGAAACCGCCCGAGGAGAAGGTTGACCTCGTTATAAGTCCGGAGGTAGCTGGCATAGCCGTCCACGAGAGCGTTGGACATCCCTACGAGGCCGACAGAATTTTTGGAAGGGAAGCTGCTCAGGCTGGAGAGAGCTTCGTGAAACCGGACATGCTCGGCGAGAGGATTGGTAGCGAGGTAGTTACCGTCATAGACGACCCGACCATACCGAACAGCTGGGGCTTCTACCTCTACGACGACGAGGGCGTAAAAGCGAGGCCGAGGTATCTCATAAGGGACGGAATCATCACCGAGTTCCTCACCAACCGCGAGTACGCCTACAAGCTCGGCCAGAGGTCGAACGCAGCAGCGAGGGCAATCAACTACAACCGCGAGCCGATCGTGAGGATGGCCAACACCTATCTGGCACCCGGCGACTACAGCTTTGAAGAGCTGATTGAAGACGTCAAGCTCGGCGTCTACATGGTGAGCTTCAACGAGTGGAACATAGACGACAGGAGGTACCAGCAGAGGTACATAGGCAGGGAAGCGTATCTCATCGAGAACGGAGAAATAAAGCACCCGGTAAAGAGGCCGATCCTTGAGATAACGACGAGGGCACTCTGGAGCAGCGTTGACGCGGTTGGGAAGGACGTCGAATTCTACCCGGGAACCTGTGGAAAGGGCGAACCCGGACAGGGCGTCCCGGTCTGGATGGGCGGTGCTCACGCGAGGCTTCGCGATATACCGCTGAGGTACTGAGGTGGTGGAAATGTTCGAGCTTAACGATTTCATCCTGAGGAAGGCCAAAGAGCTCGGTTTCGGCGATGTGGTTGTTCTCGCCTATGAAACGAACAGGAGGCAGGTTAGATTCGCCAACAACGAGATAACGGTGGCGAAAAACTGGCACGAGAGGAAGGTCGAGCTCTTCGTCGAGCTTGACAAGAGAATCGCCGGGACGACGATAACCGAGCTGAGCGAGGAGAACATCGAGCGCACCCTCAAAACGCTCCTGAGCAACATGAGGGGCATGGCGCCGAAGGAGGACTACTACGGAATAGCGGAGGGACCGTTCGAGTATAAGGACATTCCGGAGACCTTTGATAAGGCCATCGTCGAACTCGACGAGCCGAACGAGTACGTTGAGGTCGCCATAAACTCGGCCCTTGAGGAAGGGGCAAAGCGCGTTGCCGGGGTTCTCTACACCGACCACAACAGGATTTACCTCACCACGAGCAACGGTGTGGAGGCCTTTGATGAAGGAACGGGAATAGAGATAAGCGTTAGAGCCTTCGTCGGCGATCTTGAGAGTGGCCACGGGACTAACTCAGTGAGGGTTTTGAAAAAGTTCGACCCTGAATCGGCCGGAAGAAAGGCCGGCGAGATAGCGAGCTTAGCTAAAAACCCGGAGCAGGGGTCTGAAGGGCGCTTTGACGTCATCTTTGACCCGCTTGCCTTTGCCAACCTGCTGAGCTACATGAGCTTCATGACGTCAGCTTACGCTGCAGAGGCGGGCTTTTCGCCCTTCGTGAGCAAACTCGGCCAGAGGGTTGCCAGTGAGATTGTTACGATCAGGGACGTCGGCAACATGCCGAACGGCTACGGCACGAGAAAGTTCGACGACGAGGGCGTTCCAACGAGGGAGACGACGATAATCGAGAAGGGAACCTTCAAAACCTTCCTCCTCAACACGAGTTTAGCGAGGAAGTACAAGACCGAGACGACGGCAAACGCCGGCTTGATAATGCCCCACGCATGGAACGTCGTCCTTGAGCCCGGCGACTACTCAAAGGATGAGCTCTTCGGCGAGGTTAAGCGGGGAATCTACATAACCAACGTCTGGTACACGCGCTTCCAGAACTACGTCACCGGTGATTTCTCGACCATCCCTAGGGACGGCATCTTCCTCATCGAGGACGGCAACTTGAAGCCGATTAGAAACATCCGCGTCAGCGACAACCTCCTCGGGATTTTAAGCAGGGTCGAGGCCATGAGCAGGGAGAGCCACCACATCCACTGGTGGGAGGTGGAAACTCCGGTAACGACGCCCTACGTCTTAGTGAAGGACGTTGGCATAACGAGGGCGACGAAATGATTTTTATTTTTTACTTTGGAACGTGAAGGATGATCAAAAAGTGGCTTGTAATCCTTCAGATGAACGATTTCTTAATCTTTAATTTTGTCGTAGTTTCATTTTGAAAATGCCCGAAATTCCTATATACTCTTTCCTCGAATATGACCAAGGGGGAGAACATGGTCGTTGGAAAAAATTACAAGCACGTTAGCGTTGATGAGGTTCTCAAGGATCTCGGGACGTCGAGAAACGGACTGAGCTCTGATGAAGCTAAGAGGAGGCTTGAGAAGTACGGGCCAAACGAGATACCTGAGAAGAAGGTAAACCCTGTTATAAAGTTTCTCTCATACTTCTGGGGTCCAATTCCTTGGATGATAGAGCTCGCAGCGGTTCTTTCGGCGATAATAAGGCATTGGGCCGACTTCTGGATAATCATGACCCTTTTGGCTCTCAACGGTATCGTCGGCTTCTGGGAGGAGCACAAAGCTGAGAACGTTATCGAATACCTCAAGCAGAAGATGGCGCTGAAGGCAAGGGTTCTGCGCGACGGCCAGTGGAAAGTCATCCCGGCGAGGGAGCTCGTCCCGGGCGATATAATCCGCCTGAGGATGGGAGACATAATCCCCGCTGACGTCAAGCTCATAGAGGGTGAATACCTTCTCGTTGATGAATCGGCACTCACTGGTGAGTCACTTCCAGTTGAGAAAAAGATAGGGGACATAGCCTTCTCAGGTTCTCTCGTTAAGAAGGGCGAAATGACGGCAGTTGTCACCGGAACCGGTCTGAACACCTACTTCGGCAAGACGGTTCAGCTCGTTG
This region includes:
- a CDS encoding amino acid racemase produces the protein NPRGWEGRKELLINAARALERAGAEIIAMTANTPHIVFPEVQKAVNVPMVSIIDALIEEMERRGVKKVLLLGTKTTMTAGFYKNALREAGFDVVTPGEEEIDEINRIIFNELAFENLRSRLYLLSLVERYAREKGIEGVILGCTELPLAIKPGDVPVEVFDTAKIHMRKLIELASGF
- a CDS encoding TldD/PmbA family protein, encoding MHELVEFAVEKALDLGADYAEARFEEKNGTSLAMKNGSPEGLEILADRGIGVRVLVGGGMGFASTNVLTRESMEEAVKKAVKLAKSASRVRNEPIRFSEEDFHEVYYEVKMRKDFRDVSPEEKLELLRKIEEEVKATGANVPMRYLSYSDQVWHKVIANSDGAFIESIIPRVSMMYNLVVFENGQMEQAPFVERAFSGGLELIEKDEPWEWAVKDVQALKKLIYEGKKPPEEKVDLVISPEVAGIAVHESVGHPYEADRIFGREAAQAGESFVKPDMLGERIGSEVVTVIDDPTIPNSWGFYLYDDEGVKARPRYLIRDGIITEFLTNREYAYKLGQRSNAAARAINYNREPIVRMANTYLAPGDYSFEELIEDVKLGVYMVSFNEWNIDDRRYQQRYIGREAYLIENGEIKHPVKRPILEITTRALWSSVDAVGKDVEFYPGTCGKGEPGQGVPVWMGGAHARLRDIPLRY
- a CDS encoding TldD/PmbA family protein, with protein sequence MFELNDFILRKAKELGFGDVVVLAYETNRRQVRFANNEITVAKNWHERKVELFVELDKRIAGTTITELSEENIERTLKTLLSNMRGMAPKEDYYGIAEGPFEYKDIPETFDKAIVELDEPNEYVEVAINSALEEGAKRVAGVLYTDHNRIYLTTSNGVEAFDEGTGIEISVRAFVGDLESGHGTNSVRVLKKFDPESAGRKAGEIASLAKNPEQGSEGRFDVIFDPLAFANLLSYMSFMTSAYAAEAGFSPFVSKLGQRVASEIVTIRDVGNMPNGYGTRKFDDEGVPTRETTIIEKGTFKTFLLNTSLARKYKTETTANAGLIMPHAWNVVLEPGDYSKDELFGEVKRGIYITNVWYTRFQNYVTGDFSTIPRDGIFLIEDGNLKPIRNIRVSDNLLGILSRVEAMSRESHHIHWWEVETPVTTPYVLVKDVGITRATK
- a CDS encoding MazG nucleotide pyrophosphohydrolase domain-containing protein; its protein translation is MEIREFQQMIREIYFHKDSKRGVERTFLWFVEEVGELSEAIRKRDRESMEEEFADVLAWLASLANLLGIDLEDAAKKKYPGVCPYCGKKPCECEERF